In Hylaeus volcanicus isolate JK05 chromosome 9, UHH_iyHylVolc1.0_haploid, whole genome shotgun sequence, the following proteins share a genomic window:
- the LOC128881822 gene encoding zinc finger protein 431-like: MTADSEKDSTHCLICNSKVGVSTRNSIRIFNENSVTPSEKPLIDIICVVLETDLNEENVHSLVICKKCYKLFNEIDDLESRLTEVKLELFNNYKKTVMKISDLQNEDEYNDHDYIENTESQGADMEIKYAQKDDREAHEMKEVEERLEEEEEPPCDAEEIILKMEALPETSNNEERKRMKRSKVAAKMETFAEQLVTRDGPTYTCLICTNEEDKAVGDAKSIIAHMKNVHETRLYICDICGDDFRKRNELSVHLDDHVAKEEGDFQCEICNRIFSNLRLFRIHKRIHYPQVKSWPCETCGKRYSSRNLLEEHINTHTGVRPYVCENCGKDFASKYTYKAHVKTHEIRPRPYECAQCNKTFLSQQNLNQHERTHNGVKEYICHQCGKAFGSPHNLEVHNIVHTGYKPYICRMCGKAFARKAEIRDHERTHTGEKPYQCEFCGATFSQRSNLQSHKRATHYNDKRYKCDDCGKGFKRRRLLDYHIKAAHTGERPYKCEICTATFVYPEHYKKHMRIHTGEKPYLCEVCGKAFNSRDNRNAHRFVHSDKKPYECLVCGMGFMRKPLLYSHMQTQGHLNDTIVVNQPRLTTEEDQIITIPNDNVELLMDDAENDQLEETELYVTELKDHVIIQQNEDQMYNEEDVLNISAEENVADEEVSHLVNEEMTFVENDSMECKQEDSEQVEEVYNYNESEDGETIVVPATSEYKEMGEEKNAVRLVQIRFPTSVGGEGRSWLSLVQNT; encoded by the exons ATGACGGCTGATTCGGAGAAGGATAGCACCCACTGTTTGATATGTAACAGTAAGGTCGGGGTGTCCACTAGGAACAGTATAcgtattttcaacgaaaactCTGTTACACCATCGGAGAAACCGCTCATTGACATCATCTGTGTTGTTCTAGAGACAGActtaaacgaagaaaacgtACATTCTCTtgttatatgtaaaaaatgctataaattatttaacgag ATCGACGATCTCGAAAGTAGGCTGACAGAGGTGAAACTAGAActctttaataattataagaaaactgtaatgaaaatatctgATCTGCAAAACGAAGATGAGTATAACGATCACGATTATATAGAGAATACGGAAAGTCAAGGCGCCgatatggaaataaaatatgcgCAGAAG gaTGATCGAGAAGCTCACGAGATGAAAGAAGTGGAGGAAAGAttagaagaggaagaagaaccTCCTTGCGACGCggaagaaattattcttaaaatggAAGCGTTACCTGAAACAAGtaataacgaagaaagaaagaggatGAAGCGTTCAAAAGTTGCTGCGAAAATGGAAACTTTCGCGGAACAA CTCGTAACCAGAGATGGACCAACGTATACTTGCTTGATATGTACGAACGAGGAAGATAAAGCAGTAGGAGATGCAAAATCTATTATCGCGCACATGAAAAATGTACACGAAACGCGATTGTACATCTGCGACATATGTGGGGATGATTTTAGAAAGAGGAACGAGCTCTCTGTCCACCTGGACGATCACGTTGCCAAGGAAGAGGGCGATTTTCAATGCGAAATCTGTAACAGAATATTCAGTAACCTACGGTTGTTCAGGATTCATAAACGAATACATTATCCACAAGTGAAATCCTGGCCATGCGAAACATGCGGCAAAAGATATAG CTCTAGGAATTTATTAGAGGAGCATATCAATACCCACACAGGAGTACGTCCTTATGTCTGCGAGAATTGCGGGAAAGATTTTGCTTCAAAGTACACGTACAAAGCACACGTGAAAACGCATGAAATACGCCCTCGCCCCTACGAATGTGCCCAATGCAATAAAACATTCTTGAGCCAACAGAATCTTAATCAGCACGAAAGAACTCACAACGGCGTGAAGGAATACATCTGTCACCAGTGTG GAAAAGCGTTCGGTTCGCCGCATAACCTAGAAGTTCACAATATAGTGCATACAGGTTATAAACCATACATATGTAGAATGTGCGGTAAAGCGTTCGCTCGCAAAGCCGAGATAAGAGACCATGAAAGAACACATACCGGAGAGAAACCTTACCAGTGTGAATTTTGTGGAGCCACATTCAG TCAAAGGTCAAATTTACAATCCCATAAACGCGCGACGCATTACAATGACAAGCGCTACAAGTGTGACGATTGCGGGAAAGGATTCAAACGTCGAAGGTTGCTGGATTATCACATAAAAGCGGCGCACACTGGCGAAAGACCTTACAAATGCGAAATTTGCACGGCTACCTTTGTTTACCCTGAGCATTACAAAAAACACATGCGCATACACACAGGGGAGAAGCCTTACCTCTGCGAG GTTTGCGGTAAAGCTTTTAATAGCAGGGACAATAGAAACGCGCATCGATTCGTGCACAGCGACAAGAAGCCCTACGAGTGTTTGGTATGTGGTATGGGTTTCATGAGAAAACCTTTGCTGTACAGTCACATGCAAACCCAG GGCCACCTGAACGATACCATCGTAGTTAATCAACCACGTCTTACTACGGAAGAGGATCAGATCATAACAATCCCTAACGATAACGTGGAACTTCTAATGGATGACGCTGAGAACGATCAG TTAGAAGAAACGGAATTATACGTGACGGAATTGAAAGACCACGTTATTATACAACAGAACGAGGATCAAATGTACAATGAAGAGGACGTGTTAAATATCTCGGCCGAGGAAAACGTTGCAGACGAAGAAGTGAGTCACCTTGTTAACGAAGAG ATGACCTTTGTCGAGAACGACTCGATGGAGTGCAAACAAGAGGATTCGGAGCAAGTGGAAGAAGTGTATAATTATAACGAGAGCGAAGATGGGGAGACTATAGTCGTACCAGCTACCTCAGAGTACAAAGAAATGGGAGAAGAGAAGAACGCGGTGCGATTGGTGCAGATTAGGTTTCCAACGTCGGTAGGTGGTGAAGGTCGAAGTTGGTTAAGCTTAGTACAAAATACGTGA